One genomic window of Niveibacterium sp. SC-1 includes the following:
- the glyS gene encoding glycine--tRNA ligase subunit beta yields MQDTLLVELLTEELPPKALSRLGDAFAEGIFKGLVERKLAAPDADFHRFATPRRLGVTVPGVLAQAPDAQVREKIMPVAVALDAAGAPTPALLKKLDAKGIPHSAVASFERAMDGKSETFFYTATATVAGAALDAVLATVVLDAVKKLPIPKVMRWGAETHQFVRPVHGLILLHGSRVVPGEVLGLASGNATRGHRFMGEREFAVPQADAYARTLFERGSVVASFEARRELIRHELAKAAGSVGQGAVAVEDAALLDEVTGLVEHPTVYIGEFEPEFLAVPQECLILTMKQNQKYFPLLDAQGKLINKFLIVANIKADIADNITGGNARVVRARLSDAKFFFDQDRKQRLDSRLEKLASVVYHNKLGSQRARIERLVKLAGAIAHGLGADRAAAERAALLAKADLVTEMVGEFPELQGIMGEYYARHDGEGEVVAHAIEQHYHPRFAGDSLPQGNVACAVSLADKLDAIVGFFGIGEKPTGDKDPFALRRAALGVLRILMETPLPLDLAQMIADATQGFAPGTLAAGFEADLLAFFTDRLRGQLRETGASAEQVEAVLANSPTRIDTVPARLAAVKAFAALPEAEALAAANKRIVNILKKAEGAIGEPDVALFAEEAEKTLFAQMNALAPSVRSMLAAEDYTGALRSLAGLRGAVDSFFDSVMVMAEEPLIRANRLALLKALAALFNGVADISRLSA; encoded by the coding sequence ATGCAAGACACACTTCTGGTCGAACTGCTCACCGAAGAACTGCCGCCCAAGGCGCTCTCCCGCCTGGGCGACGCCTTTGCCGAAGGCATCTTCAAGGGCCTGGTCGAGCGCAAGCTCGCCGCGCCGGACGCGGACTTCCACCGCTTTGCCACGCCGCGTCGCCTGGGCGTAACCGTGCCGGGCGTGCTGGCCCAGGCGCCTGACGCGCAGGTGCGCGAGAAGATCATGCCGGTGGCCGTGGCGCTGGACGCTGCCGGCGCGCCGACGCCGGCCCTGCTCAAGAAGCTCGACGCCAAGGGCATTCCGCATTCGGCGGTGGCGAGCTTCGAGCGCGCGATGGACGGCAAGAGCGAAACCTTCTTCTACACCGCCACCGCCACCGTCGCCGGTGCCGCGCTGGACGCGGTGCTCGCGACCGTGGTCCTTGATGCAGTGAAGAAGCTGCCGATCCCGAAGGTGATGCGCTGGGGCGCGGAGACGCACCAGTTCGTGCGTCCGGTGCACGGCCTCATCCTGCTGCACGGCAGCCGCGTTGTCCCGGGCGAAGTGCTGGGCCTGGCTTCCGGCAACGCCACGCGTGGCCACCGCTTCATGGGCGAGCGCGAGTTCGCGGTACCGCAGGCTGATGCCTATGCCCGCACGCTGTTCGAACGCGGCAGCGTGGTCGCTTCCTTCGAAGCACGTCGCGAGCTGATCCGCCACGAACTCGCCAAGGCTGCGGGCTCGGTGGGGCAGGGCGCGGTGGCGGTGGAAGACGCGGCGCTGCTCGATGAGGTGACCGGCCTGGTCGAGCATCCGACGGTCTACATCGGCGAGTTCGAACCCGAGTTCCTCGCCGTGCCACAGGAATGCCTCATCCTCACGATGAAGCAGAACCAGAAGTACTTCCCGCTGCTGGACGCGCAGGGCAAGCTGATCAACAAGTTCCTGATCGTCGCGAACATCAAGGCCGACATCGCCGACAACATCACCGGCGGCAACGCCCGCGTGGTGCGCGCGCGGCTTTCTGACGCGAAGTTTTTCTTCGACCAGGACCGCAAGCAGCGCCTGGATTCGCGCCTGGAGAAGCTTGCCAGCGTGGTCTATCACAACAAGCTCGGCTCCCAGCGCGCGCGTATCGAACGCCTGGTGAAGCTCGCTGGCGCGATCGCCCACGGCCTGGGTGCCGACCGTGCGGCGGCCGAGCGCGCGGCGCTGCTGGCCAAGGCGGATCTCGTGACCGAGATGGTCGGCGAGTTCCCCGAGCTGCAGGGCATCATGGGTGAGTACTACGCCCGCCATGACGGCGAGGGTGAAGTGGTCGCCCACGCGATCGAGCAGCACTACCACCCGCGCTTCGCGGGCGACAGCCTGCCGCAGGGCAACGTCGCCTGTGCCGTGTCGCTCGCCGACAAGCTCGACGCGATCGTCGGCTTCTTCGGCATCGGCGAGAAGCCCACCGGTGACAAGGATCCCTTCGCGCTGCGTCGCGCCGCGCTGGGCGTGCTGCGCATCCTGATGGAAACGCCGCTGCCGTTGGATCTCGCACAGATGATCGCGGACGCCACGCAGGGTTTTGCCCCGGGCACGCTGGCGGCTGGCTTCGAGGCCGATCTGCTCGCCTTCTTCACCGATCGCCTGCGTGGCCAGCTGCGCGAGACCGGAGCCTCGGCCGAGCAGGTCGAAGCCGTACTGGCCAATTCGCCTACCCGCATCGACACCGTGCCGGCGCGCCTGGCCGCGGTGAAGGCCTTTGCCGCGCTGCCCGAGGCCGAGGCCCTGGCGGCGGCCAACAAGCGCATCGTGAACATCCTCAAGAAGGCCGAGGGTGCGATCGGCGAACCGGACGTCGCGCTCTTCGCCGAAGAAGCCGAGAAGACGCTCTTCGCCCAGATGAATGCCCTCGCGCCCAGCGTGCGCTCCATGCTGGCGGCCGAGGACTACACCGGCGCGCTGCGTTCGCTTGCCGGCCTGCGCGGCGCGGTGGACAGCTTCTTCGACAGCGTGATGGTGATGGCCGAAGAGCCCCTGATCCGCGCCAACCGTCTGGCCTTGCTCAAGGCGCTTGCCGCGCTGTTCAACGGCGTGG